A single window of Nasonia vitripennis strain AsymCx chromosome 4, Nvit_psr_1.1, whole genome shotgun sequence DNA harbors:
- the LOC100115208 gene encoding uncharacterized aarF domain-containing protein kinase 2-like — translation MFAKLKILFLSKFFAQRAFRRVSNLHYLNRGYRATLKNSGCIEIAKQALCKTRILSLREVITKNEAALSIDKKKNTSILNILWEIVLLTLRVIVITVVVFALLTFYWLNKFFGLKTLPIVYLKALEFLGPTFTKLGQWMSTRRDLYPEEFCSCLSRLQRNTSAHSWFYTNHVLETTYGPEWHRLFVKIDRVPIGSGCCAQVHRALLDVNYCNSYDYVKQRSQTSAFVEVAEHFHFGHIADNLGRILRVGIEKTIVSVSPGDVRPVAIKILHPCVKDRLKRDLFILRLLSKCVTCFVPSLEWLNVTDCIDEFSQIMENQVNLEIEADNLVKFSQHFATRPDVQFPQPFRNLSCNQILVESFHEGRPIDEYVHEKDCVLRQQLAKIGLKAVFKMIFEDNFVHCDLHPGNILVQERPDGEPLESSISTSLRIVILDCGLVTELSESCRRNFREVFRFVVAGDGKRAADLMMNHSAHKSPDPVGFMETMDKIVKNHLRRGVKLENINVGHVMSELFSAMVRYQVKQDGSFSSVILGMAVIEGLGRSLDPNIDLIRELSPFLFSAKLGDF, via the exons ATGTTCGccaaacttaaaattttatttttatcgaaatTTTTTGCTCAGAGAGCTTTTCGGAGGGTATCAAACTTACATTACTTAAACAGAGGTTATCGCGCGACTTTGAAGAACAGTGGCTGCATTGAAATAGCGAAACAAGCATTATGCAAAACCAGAATCCTATCACTAAGAGAAGTCATCACGAAGAATGAAGCAGCATTATCAAtcgataagaaaaaaaatacaagtattttaaatattttatgggAAATCGTATTACTTACGTTGCGTGTTATTGTGATAACAGTCGTCGTTTTCGCATTGCTAACATTTTATTGGCTCAATAAATTCTTCGGTCTCAAGACGCTTCCCATCGTTTATCTGAAAG CCTTAGAATTCCTTGGCCCCACCTTCACGAAGCTAGGACAATGGATGTCTACGCGACGCGACTTGTACCCTGAAGAGTTTTGCTCATGTTTATCGCGGCTTCAACGTAACACATCGGCACACTCGTGGTTCTACACGAACCACGTGCTTGAGACGACCTACGGTCCCGAATGGCATCGACTCTTTGTCAAGATAGACCGCGTCCCCATAGGTTCAGGCTGTTGTGCCCAAGTACATCGGGCACTCCTGGATGTGAACTATTGCAATAGTTACGATTACGTGAAACAAAGATCGCAAACTTCCGCTTTTGTAGAGG TTGCTGAACATTTTCACTTCGGACACATTGCCGATAACCTAG GCAGAATCTTGCGAGTAGGTATAGAAAAAACAATCGTATCAGTATCTCCGGGCGATGTGAGACCAGTCGctataaaaattttgcatcCTTGCGTCAAGGATCGACTGAA GCGCGATCTGTTTATTTTACGATTACTTTCCAAGTGTGTAACTTGCTTCGTGCCAAGTCTCGAATGGCTCAACGTCACTGATTGTATAGATGAGTTTTCTCAGATCATGGAAAATCAA GTTAACTTGGAAATCGAAGCTGACAACCTAGTGAAATTTTCGCAACACTTCGCGACGAGACCCGACGTACAATTTCCGCAACCATTTCGCAATCTATCTTGCAATCAAATATTGGTGGAAAGCTTTCACGAGGGTCGTCCGATCGACGaatacgtgcacgaaaaagacTGCGTGCTGCGCCAACAACTCGCTAAGATAGGACTGAAGGCAGTATTTAAAATG ATATTTGAAGACAACTTTGTTCATTGCGATCTCCATCCGGGTAACATCTTGGTTCAGGAGAGGCCCGACGGTGAACCGCTCGAATCGTCTATTAGCACGAGTCTCCGCATTGTGATTCTCGATTGCGGTCTGGTGACCGAGCTAAGCGAATCGTGCCGCAGGAATTTTCGCGAAGTCTTTCGATTCGTAGTCGCCGGAGAC GGTAAGAGGGCCGCCGATCTGATGATGAATCACAGCGCTCACAAGTCTCCTGATCCGGTGGGATTCATGGAAACCATGGATAAGATTGTCAAGAACCATCTGCGCAGAGGAGTTAAGCTAGAAAAT ATAAACGTGGGTCACGTAATGTCGGAACTGTTCTCGGCGATGGTGCGCTATCAGGTCAAGCAGGACGGTTCATTTAGCAGCGTCATCCTCGGCATGGCGGTGATCGAGGGTCTAGGTCGCAGCCTCGATCCTAATATCGACTTGATACGCGAACTTTCTCCGTTTCTCTTCTCTGCCAAGCTCGGCGACTTTTGA